CTTCGGAGGGGCCACCGCGGTCCAGCTCACCGCCGACGACCCGCGGGTCAAGGCCGCGGTCGATCATGACGGACAGCTCTTCGGCGCTGTGCGCGAGCGGGGAACCACCCGTCCCATCATGCAGCTGCACAACGCCACGGACTACGAGAAACTCTATCCGGAAAAGCAGCGCCCGGCGGTTCGCGAGCTGATGGCCATGACGGCTGCCTGGGACAGCACCACGCGTGAGCTGTCGTCGGGCGACTGGTACAACGTCACGATTGCCGGCACCGACCACGGCGATTTTTCGGACCTGGCGCTCTTCTACAAGCGGTCCAAGGAACGGATCGATGCCCGAAGGGCCCATGAGATCATCAATGCCTACACGCTCGCGTTCTTCGACCAGTACCTCAGAGGTCAGCCCTCGACGCTGCTCAGCGAGGAACCGTCGCCGTTCTCGGAGGCGACCTTCCGGGCCCGGATCCGGACGCCCGTCCCGGCGGCCCCGTGAACGGCCGGCCAGGCATCATCCGGGTCCGTGGCGGCGCCGGGCCGAATCGACTCGCAGCCACGGCGGCGCGGCTCGCCAGGGTGTCGGTGCTGGTTGGTGCGCTTGCCGTACTGGTGCCTGCTCAGATAGCGTGGGGGCAGGCGGGTCAGGCCACGATCTACCGTGACACCTGGGGCGTTCCCCACATCTACGCCGACCGCGAAGATGAGGGATATTACGCCTTCGGGTATGTGGCCGCCGAGGACGAAGGCGAGTTTCTCGGCCGAATCGTGTTGGCGGCGCGGGGTACCGCGGCCGCGGCGTTCGGTCCCGAGATGGTCGAGTCGGACTATACCTCGCGACTCTGGCGCCATCATGCCGAAGCCCGCGTCGGCCTGACCCGTCTGAGCCCTGAGCTCCGGCGCAACTACGAACGGTGGGCCCAAGGGTTCAATCGGTACGTAGCCGACCACCGCGCCGCCGTGCCTGCCTGGATGCCGACCGTAACGGCAACCGACCTGGTGGCCGTGTCGCGCTGGCTCTTGTGGCTGGCCTACCAGGCCGGCGATGGCCTCGCCAAATGCCGGGCCTCAGGCGTGCAGCTCTCGGCAGCTGCGGAGGACGGGCTCGCGAATCGGGCGGTGGCGGCGTCCAACGAGTGGGTCCTGGCCCCCTGGCGTACGGCCGGAGGCAACACCATCGTGCTGAGCGATCCGCATGGTGAGGTGGACGGCCAGTTCGTCTTCGAGGTCCGGCTCCATGCCGGGCGGCTCTCGTTTGCCGGGTTCACCGTGGCGGCAATGCCGTTGCTGGTGCAGACACGGCGGGTGTCCTGGGGCATGACCACCGGCGCACCCAGTGTCGCCGATTGCTACGAAGTGACGCTCGAGCCTGGTCGCACTGATCGGTACCGCAGCGACGGTGCGCTCCAACGGCTGATCGAGGAGCCAGTACGGATCGAGGTTCAGGGCGCCGGGCCGGTCCGACGGACCCTGACCTACACTCGGCACAACGGCATCCTTTCGCCGGTGGTGGGGCGGAAGGACGGCAAGGTCTGGGTCGTCAGCACCAGCTATATGGACCGCGCTGGTGACTTCGACGAGGAAGTGTACCGGATGGTGCTCGCACGCAACGTCGCCGAGCTCAAGGAGGCGATGCGGTTGCAGGGCATGTTCCCGCAGAACGTGATGGCGGGTGACGTCGATGGCGCGACCTTCTACGTGCGCGCCGGGCGGACTCCGCGCCGACCCTCGGGCGTCAACTGGCGACGTGCGCTCGACGGCAACACCGCGCGCACCGCCTGGCTCGGGATTCATCCGTTCGAAGATCTCGTTCAGATCGAGAACCCCTCGACTGGCTACATGCAGAACAACAACATCGGGCCCGATCGGATGTTCGAGGGAAGCCCGATGACGCCGGATCGCTACCCCGACTACATCTACAACGACCGGGAGGGACGCACCAATTCGCGCGGCCGTCGGGCCGTCGAGGTGCTCTCGAGCGCGGTCCGGTTTACGGTGGATGACGCGATCGAGTTGGCGCTCGATGAGAAATGGATCGACACCGAGCAGTGGCGGGAGGCGCTCAGGCGGAGCGTCGCGGCCGATCCGGATCGGCTCCGTCGCCTCTCACCGGCAGCTCGGCAACTGGCCGATGGGTTGCTCCGCTTCGACGGTCACGCGCGGGCCGAATCGAAGGCGGCGCTCGGCTACTGGTACTGGCGAACCACTTTGCTCGAGCAGGCTGGTGCAGCCGGTACCCGCGCGGTGCTCGAGGCGGGCGGCCGGCCGGATCAACCGCTCGAGCCTGGCGTCGCGGACCGGGTGGTCGACGCGCTCGAGGGCGCCGTGGCGCGGATGGCCAAGGAAGGGCGCACCGATGCGCGGCTCGGCGACGTGTTTCGGATCGGTCGGCCGGGTTCACCGTCGTATCCGCTGGGCGGGGTGGCACTTGCTACGGACGACCGCCGTCACTGCGAAAGCCTCGCGTCCTGGGATCTGCTCTGCGTGCACACCCAGCGCGCGTTCACGGCGGTGGCTCCGGATTCGAGCGGTCACCGGATGGCGCAGATCGGCTCGCGGCTGCTCCGGCTGACCGTCTTCAGCGATCCGATCCAGTCGTTCACACTGCACAACTTCGGTCAGACCTCGCGCGCGGGCTCGCCGCATCGCGATGATCAGGCACAGCTCACCAGTGAGCGCCGCCTCAAGCCGGTGCTGTTCGAGAAAGCCGAGTTGCTGCCGCACGTCACCTCACAGATCACGCTCGACGTTCCGCTCCCCTGACGACGGCCCCTTCTGGAGATTCGAGCCGATGCGATGCCGCCCCCCGCTCGTTGTCGCGCTTCTCGCCTTCCTGGCTGGTCCGACTGCAGCCCAGCGTGCCAGCGACTGGTCGGTTACTCAAGCCCGGGGCACGACCAGAGTCATTGACTTCACCGTCGATCAGGGCACCTATCTCTCCGTCGATCTCGCGCCGGATGGCCAATGGCTCGTCTTCGACCTGCTGGGCCACATCTATCGCCTGCCGGTAACGGGCGGTACGGCGGAGAACCTGACCGCAGCAAGCGGTATCGCCCTCAACTATCACCCGCGAATCTCGCCCGATGGTCGTGAGATCGCGTTCGTGTCCGACCGGGGCGGTCAGGACAACCTCTGGGTCATGGGAGCGGACGGTTCGAATCCTCGGCAGCTCTTTGCCGACGACGACTCACGTGCCGCCGAGCCGGCGTGGACGCCTGACGGGCAGGCGATTCTGATCTCCCGGAAGATGAAGTCGCCGGCGGGATTCTATCGCACCAACGACGAGATCTGGAGCTTTCCACGCGCGGGCGGACCCGGGACGGCGCTGGTCAAGCTGCCTCCATCGGCGTCGTCGGTGCCCGCCCGCGCCGGCTACTGGGCAGGCCAGGATCGGGCGCAGTGGCCCTCGATGTCGCCCGACGGCCGCTACCTCTACTTCCATTCGTCGCTGTTTTCAGGGGCCGATCGCCGGCTCCGCAGGCTCGAGGTCCGCTCGGGTCGAATCGACGACCTCACCGAAACCAAGGATCGGTACCTGACCTGCTGCGGCCGGACCACCTACCCGGCTCGGCTCGGTGAGATTGCGCCGGAAGTCTCGCCCGACGGCCGCTGGCTCGCGTATGCCCGGAAGATTCCCGGCGCGCGCACTTCCTATCGCGGGCATCAGTATATCGGTCGGACGGCGCTCTGGCTCCGCGATCTCGAAACCGGAGTCGATCGCGTCATCATGGACCCGATCACGGGCGATGCCATGGACCTCCACCCGGCGTGGGACCACCGGGTGCTGCCTGGCTACTCCTGGGCCCGGGACGGCAAATCGATCGTGATTACCCAGGGGGGCCGGATCCGACGGCTCTGGATCGAATCGGGTCGAGTCGAAACGATTCCGTTCGAGGCCCGGGTCCGCCGGGAGATTTCGGAAATGGCCCGCCACCAGGGCGCGATCGACGACCGGGTCTTTCGACCCCGGGCCATCCGCTGGCCCGCGTCCTCGCCCGACGGTGGCCAGCTCGTCTTCGAGGCGGCGGGCCGGCTCTGGCTGCGGAGCTTGCCAGATGGCGCCATGGCGCCGCTGCTGGAGCCCGGACCCGGCGGATTCGAGTTGACGCCCGACTGGACGCCCGACGGTGGTACCGTGCTCTTCACCACCTGGAGCGACGACGAGGGTGGTGCGGTCTGGAGGGTGCGGCCCGGCGGAACGCCGGAGCGGATTACCCGGCTAGCGGGGCGGTATCTCTACCCTCGTGCTGCCGCTGACGGGCAGAGCATCGTGGTCAATCGATGGTCGCCGGCACTCAAATACCTTCCGAACGCCGCCGGCTGGGAGCTGGTAACGATCGATGGATCTGGCGCTGTGACGGTGGTCCGTGGACCGGGGCCGTTGGACGCGGCTGCCAATACCGCGGGTCTCACATACCGGGTCCACGGCACGACACTGGTGGCGACTCGGGCGTCGACGCAGGACCCGTGGGTGCACCCGGTCGTGGCCGGTGCGGTCGCTACCGTGGCGCCGTCACCCGATGGCCGCTGGCTCGCCATTCGGCAGAAGCACGATGTCTACCTCGCGCCGCTACCTGCGGTGGCCGTGGGAGATTCCTTGACCGTCAGCCTCGCAGACGGTGCGCCCGCGCTCCGCCGGTTGACCCGTCACGGCGGCATGTTTCCCCGGTGGCGCAACGCGACCACGCTCGAACTGGTCAGCGCCAACACCTACCTGAGCTATGATGTTGTCCGCCAGCGAGTCGATTCGATACCGCTCGACTTCGAGATTCCGAGGGATCACGGCCTCGGCACGGTGGCGCTCACCGGCGCCCGGATCATCACGCTCGACAACCGGCGGGTCATCGAGCGAGGCACTGTCGTCGTCCGCGACGGCAGGATTGCCTGTGTGGGCGTCTGCCCGCTGACCGGGGTAACCGATCGGATCGATGTGACCGGCAAGACGATCATGCCTGGCTGGGTCGATGTCCATGCGCACCATACCAACGACGAGGTCGACGGCATGATCCCCGAGCGGCGCGCCTCGTCGGCCCGCTATCTGGCCTGGGGGGTCACGACGACGCACGATCCGGCCACCGCAGAGCAGGTCAGTTTCCCGCTGTCGGAATTGATCGAGGCTGGTCGCGTGGTGGGGCCTCGAACGTACTCGACCGGTGTCCCGCTCACTTGCAGCGATTTCGACGACTTGCGTGAGATCGATAGCTACCAGGAAGCGCT
This portion of the Gemmatimonadales bacterium genome encodes:
- a CDS encoding penicillin acylase family protein, which gives rise to MNGRPGIIRVRGGAGPNRLAATAARLARVSVLVGALAVLVPAQIAWGQAGQATIYRDTWGVPHIYADREDEGYYAFGYVAAEDEGEFLGRIVLAARGTAAAAFGPEMVESDYTSRLWRHHAEARVGLTRLSPELRRNYERWAQGFNRYVADHRAAVPAWMPTVTATDLVAVSRWLLWLAYQAGDGLAKCRASGVQLSAAAEDGLANRAVAASNEWVLAPWRTAGGNTIVLSDPHGEVDGQFVFEVRLHAGRLSFAGFTVAAMPLLVQTRRVSWGMTTGAPSVADCYEVTLEPGRTDRYRSDGALQRLIEEPVRIEVQGAGPVRRTLTYTRHNGILSPVVGRKDGKVWVVSTSYMDRAGDFDEEVYRMVLARNVAELKEAMRLQGMFPQNVMAGDVDGATFYVRAGRTPRRPSGVNWRRALDGNTARTAWLGIHPFEDLVQIENPSTGYMQNNNIGPDRMFEGSPMTPDRYPDYIYNDREGRTNSRGRRAVEVLSSAVRFTVDDAIELALDEKWIDTEQWREALRRSVAADPDRLRRLSPAARQLADGLLRFDGHARAESKAALGYWYWRTTLLEQAGAAGTRAVLEAGGRPDQPLEPGVADRVVDALEGAVARMAKEGRTDARLGDVFRIGRPGSPSYPLGGVALATDDRRHCESLASWDLLCVHTQRAFTAVAPDSSGHRMAQIGSRLLRLTVFSDPIQSFTLHNFGQTSRAGSPHRDDQAQLTSERRLKPVLFEKAELLPHVTSQITLDVPLP
- a CDS encoding PD40 domain-containing protein, whose amino-acid sequence is MRCRPPLVVALLAFLAGPTAAQRASDWSVTQARGTTRVIDFTVDQGTYLSVDLAPDGQWLVFDLLGHIYRLPVTGGTAENLTAASGIALNYHPRISPDGREIAFVSDRGGQDNLWVMGADGSNPRQLFADDDSRAAEPAWTPDGQAILISRKMKSPAGFYRTNDEIWSFPRAGGPGTALVKLPPSASSVPARAGYWAGQDRAQWPSMSPDGRYLYFHSSLFSGADRRLRRLEVRSGRIDDLTETKDRYLTCCGRTTYPARLGEIAPEVSPDGRWLAYARKIPGARTSYRGHQYIGRTALWLRDLETGVDRVIMDPITGDAMDLHPAWDHRVLPGYSWARDGKSIVITQGGRIRRLWIESGRVETIPFEARVRREISEMARHQGAIDDRVFRPRAIRWPASSPDGGQLVFEAAGRLWLRSLPDGAMAPLLEPGPGGFELTPDWTPDGGTVLFTTWSDDEGGAVWRVRPGGTPERITRLAGRYLYPRAAADGQSIVVNRWSPALKYLPNAAGWELVTIDGSGAVTVVRGPGPLDAAANTAGLTYRVHGTTLVATRASTQDPWVHPVVAGAVATVAPSPDGRWLAIRQKHDVYLAPLPAVAVGDSLTVSLADGAPALRRLTRHGGMFPRWRNATTLELVSANTYLSYDVVRQRVDSIPLDFEIPRDHGLGTVALTGARIITLDNRRVIERGTVVVRDGRIACVGVCPLTGVTDRIDVTGKTIMPGWVDVHAHHTNDEVDGMIPERRASSARYLAWGVTTTHDPATAEQVSFPLSELIEAGRVVGPRTYSTGVPLTCSDFDDLREIDSYQEALDHVRRHAKLGTLSIKDYRQCTRVQRQMLAEAARSAGVTITSEGSDPLYILGLIMNGSTGWEHPIQYHPLYADYTRFLGLAGAHYSAQLFISDYPHGAAIDYWLGQEDLWGNPKVREWTPWPELALRRGLTSKPLSEFIFPILAEGAADIKRAGGRLAVGAHGEQDGLGTHWEVWSYAQALSPMEALEAASLDGAHFLGLERDLGSIVPGKLADLVVLDANPLTDIRKTTEIRYVMKAGRLYQARTMAEVWPRQRAYGRKPWDQAEMHRTDIRADDYWDRPAARLR